The Listeria monocytogenes genome window below encodes:
- a CDS encoding DEAD/DEAH box helicase — translation MEHFTAIQNKMIPYSVKQAGKKLMEDGEIIQFREKDASEHFSTYFIDQNVVEDAGNENYACSCADFQLNAICKHIYATHLKMEKEKQKAAKQDFKNRILTQESNTLLSLFQQNMAQQLEVEEDNTNKTPLQTQYIIRLKPDDSSYIMTIEVKVGTERTYVVKNMNTFLAAIRDRQWLVFTKNFAYDPNEHFFLEEDKQILDKLLQISEIAKMYDTDSFYWSKSYAEEKNLTIPPSMASDLLELLTKRDTTCIIMKERVEDIKYRGINVRHDNLDFIFELKKSADDKYQLEMEDLQQAIFFEAYQLLFFDGTFFIPAKEVWESLKPLMEFHKVTKNEVVQFSESQLSEVISYVLPALQKSGKLKLDDSIEDRITQQPLDCKLFIALEYGEHTLRLEYHYGNQLFDPFATSEEENEKIMIRDVEKEARVMNIIESAPVHFSGTKMVVNKQEKDLYQFYYRTIPKLAEYAEIYMEDGLEEMVEENVRPVTTLDVSGDNDYLSVSFDFKGIPEEEVQNVLESLREKRSYHRLKSGRFLSLESENYKQMEDVLQMLEVRKKDVQANMQVPLYRGMQIYDILGAGTQDEHHKFSRSFRELLTDITTQSEDSFALPKGLKAELRDYQLTGFEWMKSLAKYNLGGILADDMGLGKTVQTISFLASELEENPNLKPVLIITPASLLYNWQSELEKFAPAIPVTVLHGTKQSRMAEMEEMKHGHVYLISYPSLRQDIVHFADVAFSSVIIDESQAIKNYHTKASQAVRALKRNHVFALSGTPLENSIDELWTIFQTLMPGFFPSLRKFKEIPYDNIAKMIRPFLLRRLKQDVVKELPDKIETNLYSELTDEQKTIYLAYLEKIQADLEASNGNAGEERIKLLAGLTRLRQICCDPSLFVENYQGESGKLLQLFDTIQTARENGKRILLFSQFTGMLGIIRQKLEEEGQSLFYMDGKTPSKTRLDMVNAFNEGENDIFLISLKAGGTGLNLVGADTVILYDLWWNPAVEEQATGRAHRIGQKRVVQVFRMITKGTIEERIFDLQKKKQALVDELIQPGEQMLGKLSTEEIKQILQLDNGRDDK, via the coding sequence ATGGAGCACTTTACAGCAATTCAAAATAAAATGATTCCATATAGTGTGAAGCAGGCTGGAAAGAAACTGATGGAAGACGGAGAAATTATTCAGTTTCGCGAAAAAGATGCATCAGAGCATTTTTCAACATATTTTATTGATCAAAATGTCGTAGAAGATGCAGGCAATGAAAATTATGCGTGTAGTTGCGCCGATTTTCAGTTGAACGCCATTTGTAAACACATCTACGCAACTCATTTAAAAATGGAAAAAGAAAAGCAAAAAGCAGCCAAACAAGATTTTAAAAATCGAATTCTCACGCAAGAATCAAATACACTTCTTTCCCTTTTTCAACAAAATATGGCGCAACAACTCGAAGTAGAAGAGGATAATACGAATAAAACGCCACTTCAAACGCAGTACATCATCCGTTTAAAACCCGATGATTCTAGTTATATCATGACTATTGAAGTCAAAGTTGGGACAGAACGGACCTATGTTGTAAAAAATATGAATACGTTTTTAGCCGCAATTCGTGACAGACAGTGGCTTGTTTTCACTAAGAATTTTGCTTACGATCCAAATGAGCATTTCTTTCTCGAGGAAGACAAACAAATTCTGGATAAACTACTGCAAATCAGTGAAATTGCCAAAATGTATGATACAGATTCTTTTTATTGGTCCAAATCTTACGCAGAAGAGAAAAACCTAACAATACCACCAAGTATGGCGAGTGACTTGTTAGAATTACTCACGAAACGCGATACGACGTGTATTATTATGAAAGAACGCGTAGAAGATATTAAATATCGCGGTATCAATGTGCGCCATGATAACCTTGATTTCATTTTCGAACTCAAAAAAAGTGCAGACGATAAATACCAACTAGAAATGGAAGATTTACAACAAGCAATCTTTTTTGAAGCCTACCAACTTTTGTTCTTTGATGGTACCTTTTTTATCCCAGCAAAAGAAGTGTGGGAATCTTTAAAACCATTGATGGAATTTCATAAAGTAACAAAAAATGAAGTGGTGCAATTTTCAGAGTCGCAATTAAGTGAAGTCATTTCCTACGTATTACCAGCGTTACAGAAAAGCGGGAAGTTAAAACTGGATGACTCGATTGAAGATCGCATTACGCAACAGCCACTTGATTGTAAATTATTTATTGCACTTGAATACGGAGAGCATACATTACGCCTTGAATATCATTACGGCAATCAACTTTTTGATCCTTTTGCAACATCGGAAGAAGAAAACGAAAAAATCATGATACGCGATGTCGAAAAAGAGGCTCGTGTGATGAATATTATCGAAAGCGCCCCTGTTCATTTTTCAGGGACAAAAATGGTCGTCAATAAACAAGAGAAAGATTTATATCAATTTTACTATCGCACCATTCCAAAACTAGCGGAGTACGCAGAGATTTATATGGAAGACGGCCTCGAAGAAATGGTAGAAGAGAATGTGCGCCCAGTAACGACACTGGACGTATCTGGTGATAACGATTATCTTTCTGTTTCGTTTGATTTCAAAGGTATTCCGGAAGAAGAAGTACAAAATGTCCTAGAATCCTTGCGTGAAAAACGCAGCTATCACCGTTTGAAAAGTGGTCGTTTCTTATCGCTTGAATCAGAAAACTACAAACAAATGGAAGATGTACTCCAAATGTTAGAAGTGCGTAAAAAAGATGTCCAAGCAAACATGCAAGTACCGCTATACCGTGGAATGCAAATTTATGACATTTTAGGAGCGGGAACGCAAGATGAACATCATAAATTCAGTCGTTCTTTCCGCGAATTGCTTACAGATATTACGACGCAATCCGAAGACAGTTTTGCTTTACCAAAAGGATTAAAAGCAGAGTTGCGCGATTATCAACTAACTGGTTTCGAATGGATGAAATCACTTGCAAAATATAATCTTGGTGGTATTTTAGCAGATGATATGGGGCTTGGTAAAACGGTGCAAACGATTAGTTTTCTAGCATCGGAGTTAGAAGAGAATCCGAACTTAAAACCAGTTTTAATTATTACGCCAGCATCACTACTTTATAACTGGCAAAGCGAATTAGAAAAATTTGCGCCAGCTATTCCAGTGACTGTTTTACATGGAACGAAACAATCCAGAATGGCTGAAATGGAAGAAATGAAGCATGGCCATGTTTACTTGATTTCGTATCCATCGCTACGCCAAGATATTGTCCATTTTGCAGATGTTGCTTTTTCGAGTGTTATTATTGATGAATCACAAGCTATCAAGAATTATCATACAAAGGCATCTCAAGCAGTGCGTGCGCTCAAACGCAACCATGTATTTGCCCTCAGTGGGACGCCGCTCGAAAACAGCATCGATGAATTATGGACGATTTTCCAAACGTTAATGCCAGGATTTTTCCCATCGTTACGTAAATTCAAAGAAATTCCATATGATAATATTGCTAAAATGATTCGTCCATTCTTACTACGCAGACTAAAACAAGATGTCGTCAAAGAACTACCTGACAAAATCGAAACCAACCTGTATTCTGAATTAACTGATGAACAAAAAACAATTTACTTAGCCTATTTAGAAAAAATTCAAGCAGATTTAGAAGCGAGTAATGGAAATGCTGGAGAAGAACGAATCAAATTGTTGGCAGGATTAACCCGTTTACGCCAAATTTGTTGTGATCCAAGTCTTTTTGTGGAAAATTATCAAGGTGAATCTGGTAAATTACTACAGTTGTTTGATACAATACAGACAGCAAGAGAAAACGGTAAACGTATTCTCCTTTTCTCCCAGTTCACAGGTATGCTTGGAATTATTCGCCAAAAATTAGAAGAAGAGGGGCAGTCCTTATTTTACATGGATGGTAAAACTCCATCGAAAACAAGGCTTGATATGGTCAATGCTTTTAATGAAGGAGAGAACGATATTTTCTTAATTTCCTTGAAAGCTGGCGGAACTGGACTCAATCTTGTTGGCGCGGATACCGTCATTTTATACGACTTATGGTGGAATCCAGCTGTAGAAGAACAAGCCACTGGTCGTGCTCACCGAATCGGCCAAAAACGCGTCGTCCAAGTGTTCCGAATGATTACAAAAGGCACGATAGAAGAACGAATTTTTGATTTGCAAAAGAAAAAACAAGCGCTAGTGGACGAACTAATCCAACCGGGCGAACAAATGCTAGGAAAATTAAGTACAGAAGAAATCAAACAAATTTTACAATTGGATAATGGAAGGGATGACAAATAA
- a CDS encoding AAA family ATPase, producing MRPIKLTMQAFGAYAKKEVIDFEKLGTEQIFVISGKTGAGKSTIFDAISFAIFGKANTFDRESFSMRSHFATDKEITEVTLAFRLKDKIYQISRIPQQEIAKQRGNGTTTSPQKAELYELIGDEMKLLASSVRDVNTKMEELIQLNVDQFRQILMIPQGEFRELLVSDSKEKEVILQRLAHTVYYEKVENLLWEKQKQAEILVVEARKKMAELAELSLPDVEVSGKTTSEISVLQNEAIQKEQVILTELENKLSIIRKQTSEAVEKVTLAKEQLLDWQNLDKYTEEVVTLEAEKDFYQTMEIRMNAAKRASNLQSQDALCIRLKEQLEVAEQTEKQVVVEAEQVKIQFLHAKKQKEALAEKESEFEINKRTLFQLEEMEPKIMELETVSIKKRRTELDWKETTSLLEKIINKEQNIATELQLAESRLAEINKAELTYLEVINKRTTLEATIEKEQELVNKRMKMEAWDAAKQTEAQTLAQLLIEKAEMERTIKQEETKLEKEQAATIAAHLHEGDACPVCGSESHPKRAKFGETANLETLEIAKAKLQEKQLAITTTEKAISQLEWQLSEWADKNEQSLAEIQQTLAENIQLATNLREQITKLQSEVAQKETVQSTVESLKNEQNEMTTEKNKLALEVEKLHQHVQLMEGKLTYLEQSIPDELRDKAVFDSKMRELSANIETHIKQAEQVDALFRQAEKETTRLESTLHSAQKTTVDAKEALQVQREIFKDAMKQNDFLSYDAYKQALLSVEELKNLEDKLAEYERKRHLAISRQADLKEKLQNKQKPNMEQLEFIMKEKQFELSQSEENTMKQREFVAKRKELVENYQNSIQAVEQAEENYADIGLLADAARGKNARRLTFERYILAMFLDTIIHRANHRLSKMTSGRFELQRKMEKAKGNVQSGLELEVFDEYTGLTRHVKTLSGGESFKTSLALALSLAEVVQEMAGGISLETMFIDEGFGTLDPESLEAAVECLLETQENGRLVGIISHVPELKERISARLEVTATNHGSTTKFITASS from the coding sequence ATGAGACCGATTAAATTAACGATGCAAGCTTTTGGGGCTTATGCTAAGAAAGAAGTTATCGATTTTGAAAAATTGGGAACGGAGCAGATTTTTGTGATTTCTGGTAAAACAGGAGCAGGGAAATCGACTATTTTTGATGCGATTAGTTTTGCGATTTTTGGAAAAGCGAATACATTTGACCGAGAAAGTTTTTCGATGCGAAGTCATTTTGCGACGGATAAAGAGATAACAGAAGTAACGCTCGCTTTTAGATTGAAGGACAAAATTTACCAAATCAGCCGCATCCCTCAGCAGGAAATTGCCAAACAACGAGGAAACGGAACAACTACTTCACCGCAAAAAGCAGAATTATATGAGTTGATTGGTGACGAAATGAAGTTACTTGCAAGTTCCGTGCGCGATGTTAATACAAAAATGGAAGAGTTAATTCAGCTTAATGTGGATCAGTTTAGACAAATTTTGATGATTCCTCAAGGTGAATTTAGAGAACTGCTCGTATCGGATAGTAAAGAAAAAGAAGTCATATTGCAAAGATTAGCGCATACGGTTTACTATGAAAAAGTGGAAAATTTATTATGGGAAAAGCAGAAACAAGCCGAAATCTTGGTTGTCGAAGCGCGTAAAAAAATGGCAGAACTTGCTGAACTTAGTTTACCGGATGTGGAAGTTTCTGGAAAGACAACGAGTGAAATCAGTGTGTTGCAAAACGAGGCCATTCAAAAAGAACAAGTAATTTTAACGGAATTAGAAAATAAATTAAGTATTATTCGGAAACAAACAAGTGAAGCTGTCGAAAAAGTGACGCTTGCGAAAGAACAACTGCTTGATTGGCAAAATTTGGATAAGTATACAGAAGAAGTTGTGACACTAGAAGCGGAGAAAGATTTTTATCAAACAATGGAAATTCGCATGAATGCTGCGAAAAGAGCAAGCAACCTTCAATCCCAAGATGCACTTTGTATTCGTTTAAAAGAACAATTAGAAGTCGCTGAACAAACAGAAAAACAAGTAGTAGTCGAGGCGGAACAAGTAAAAATACAATTTTTACATGCGAAAAAACAAAAAGAAGCACTCGCTGAAAAAGAATCAGAATTTGAAATAAACAAACGGACACTTTTTCAATTAGAAGAAATGGAACCGAAAATCATGGAATTAGAAACTGTCTCGATCAAAAAAAGACGCACCGAATTAGACTGGAAAGAAACAACGAGCCTTTTAGAAAAAATAATCAACAAGGAACAAAATATAGCCACAGAACTGCAATTAGCTGAAAGTCGATTAGCAGAAATAAACAAAGCAGAGCTCACGTATTTAGAAGTTATTAATAAACGGACAACATTAGAAGCCACGATAGAAAAAGAACAAGAATTAGTTAATAAACGGATGAAAATGGAAGCGTGGGACGCAGCAAAACAAACAGAAGCGCAAACATTAGCGCAACTTTTAATAGAAAAAGCGGAAATGGAAAGAACGATTAAACAAGAAGAAACAAAACTAGAAAAAGAACAAGCAGCAACAATCGCAGCGCATCTGCATGAGGGAGATGCTTGTCCTGTCTGTGGGTCGGAGTCACATCCAAAACGCGCAAAATTCGGAGAAACGGCTAACCTTGAAACACTCGAAATAGCAAAAGCAAAGCTACAAGAAAAACAATTAGCGATTACTACGACGGAAAAAGCTATCAGTCAACTCGAATGGCAACTTAGTGAATGGGCAGATAAGAACGAGCAAAGTTTAGCAGAAATACAACAAACATTAGCTGAAAATATTCAACTAGCTACCAATCTGAGAGAGCAAATAACCAAGTTGCAATCCGAAGTAGCGCAAAAAGAAACTGTTCAGTCGACAGTAGAATCATTGAAAAACGAACAAAATGAAATGACCACCGAAAAAAACAAGCTGGCTCTCGAAGTAGAAAAGTTACATCAACATGTGCAACTAATGGAAGGGAAACTAACGTATTTGGAACAATCCATTCCAGACGAGTTGCGAGATAAGGCTGTTTTCGATAGCAAAATGAGAGAACTAAGCGCAAATATCGAAACACATATCAAGCAAGCCGAACAGGTAGACGCGTTGTTTAGACAGGCAGAAAAAGAAACAACTAGATTAGAATCTACGTTACACTCAGCGCAAAAAACAACGGTAGACGCGAAAGAAGCCTTACAAGTACAGCGCGAAATTTTCAAAGATGCTATGAAACAAAATGATTTTTTATCCTATGATGCTTATAAACAAGCTCTGTTATCAGTAGAAGAATTAAAAAATCTAGAAGACAAACTGGCCGAATACGAGCGGAAACGCCATTTAGCGATATCACGTCAAGCTGATTTAAAAGAAAAACTCCAAAATAAACAAAAACCAAATATGGAACAACTAGAATTCATCATGAAAGAAAAGCAATTTGAACTTAGTCAGTCAGAAGAAAATACAATGAAACAACGCGAATTCGTTGCAAAAAGAAAAGAACTTGTGGAAAACTACCAAAACAGTATTCAGGCAGTGGAACAAGCCGAAGAAAATTATGCGGATATTGGTTTACTAGCTGATGCAGCTCGTGGCAAAAATGCCCGAAGATTAACCTTTGAACGATACATTTTAGCAATGTTTTTAGACACGATTATCCACCGTGCTAACCACCGTTTATCCAAAATGACAAGCGGTCGTTTTGAACTCCAGCGGAAAATGGAAAAAGCAAAAGGAAATGTCCAAAGTGGCTTAGAACTGGAAGTTTTTGATGAATATACAGGATTAACACGACATGTAAAAACACTTTCGGGAGGAGAAAGCTTCAAAACCTCTTTAGCACTTGCTTTATCACTCGCAGAAGTTGTTCAAGAAATGGCTGGCGGGATTTCGCTTGAAACCATGTTTATTGATGAAGGATTTGGTACGCTTGATCCTGAATCGCTGGAAGCCGCAGTGGAATGTTTATTGGAAACACAAGAAAATGGGCGCTTAGTTGGAATTATTTCCCATGTACCAGAACTAAAAGAACGAATTTCCGCAAGGCTAGAGGTAACTGCAACAAATCACGGAAGTACAACTAAATTTATTACCGCTAGTAGCTAA
- a CDS encoding exonuclease SbcCD subunit D, producing MKFLHTADLHLGKIVSGVSMLAEQEYILAQITKIAEEEQVDALILAGDLYDRAVPPADAVKVLNDILVKWNVELGIPIFAISGNHDSAERLAFGSQWYESSKLYMKGKCTSQFEAISFMDAEVWLVPYHEPAIIREAFADNSIRSFEDAMQAVTKQIRSKWDTSKAQILVGHAFVSGGIPSDSERQLAIGNVDRVSTNCFDGFTYTALGHLHHPHAIRHPSIFYSGSPLKYSFSEANDHKSVRIVELKGKELVSVTERFLRPKHDMRIISGTLAELTENLVEKPDDFFQVNLMDEGALIDPMGKLRQFYPNILHLERKKQTLKETQDNFEEIMKKDDLELFGQFFEHVNGTELTATQKQKLADVFEQARKEDAE from the coding sequence ATGAAATTTTTACATACAGCTGATTTACATTTAGGAAAAATAGTATCTGGTGTATCGATGTTAGCGGAGCAAGAATATATTTTGGCACAAATAACGAAGATTGCCGAGGAGGAACAAGTCGACGCGCTTATTTTAGCGGGAGATTTATATGACCGAGCTGTGCCGCCTGCCGATGCGGTGAAAGTGCTAAATGATATTTTAGTGAAATGGAATGTAGAATTAGGTATTCCGATATTTGCCATTAGCGGGAATCATGATAGTGCGGAGCGGCTTGCTTTTGGAAGTCAGTGGTATGAAAGTAGCAAGCTATATATGAAAGGAAAATGTACGTCGCAGTTTGAAGCGATTTCTTTTATGGATGCCGAAGTATGGCTTGTACCATATCACGAACCGGCGATTATTCGGGAAGCTTTTGCAGATAATTCAATTCGTAGTTTTGAAGATGCTATGCAAGCCGTGACGAAACAAATCCGGTCCAAATGGGATACAAGCAAGGCGCAGATTTTGGTTGGACACGCGTTCGTTTCAGGGGGGATTCCGAGTGATTCCGAACGACAACTAGCAATTGGAAATGTGGACCGTGTGTCTACAAATTGTTTTGATGGTTTTACGTATACCGCGCTTGGGCACTTGCACCATCCGCATGCGATTCGGCACCCATCTATCTTTTATAGTGGATCGCCTTTAAAGTATTCATTTTCAGAAGCAAATGATCATAAAAGTGTGAGGATTGTGGAGCTGAAAGGGAAAGAACTGGTTAGCGTGACAGAGCGCTTTCTAAGACCAAAACATGATATGCGCATTATTTCTGGAACGCTAGCGGAACTGACGGAAAATTTGGTGGAAAAACCTGATGACTTTTTTCAAGTGAATTTAATGGATGAAGGGGCTTTAATTGATCCGATGGGAAAATTACGCCAATTTTATCCGAATATTTTACATTTAGAACGTAAAAAACAAACATTAAAAGAAACGCAAGACAATTTTGAAGAAATCATGAAAAAAGATGATTTAGAGCTATTTGGTCAATTTTTTGAACATGTTAATGGGACAGAATTAACGGCAACACAGAAGCAAAAGTTAGCGGATGTTTTTGAACAAGCAAGGAAGGAGGATGCGGAATGA
- a CDS encoding lysophospholipid acyltransferase family protein has product MFYHFAKNLVHFILIIIGGRFQVQNKDKIIEAPYVVVSTHTSWIEILYLGFALSPTPVHYMAKQELFKGKFLNWLMTHLNAFPVNRDNPGPSAIKAPIRMLKSGKVVGIFPSGTRKTTNLHLKRGAVTIAHKAKVPMLPAVYDGPKTFGEILKRKKIIIRFGDPVLFNDTELDQKELLEVKSQELMATFEQLQNEINQTKNK; this is encoded by the coding sequence TTGTTTTATCATTTCGCAAAAAATCTCGTTCATTTTATTTTAATTATTATTGGTGGACGATTTCAAGTACAAAACAAAGACAAAATTATTGAAGCACCTTATGTTGTTGTGTCCACGCATACGTCATGGATTGAAATCTTATACCTCGGTTTTGCCCTATCACCAACACCAGTGCATTATATGGCGAAACAAGAGCTATTCAAAGGTAAATTCCTGAACTGGCTCATGACACACCTGAATGCCTTTCCAGTCAATCGCGATAACCCTGGACCAAGCGCCATTAAAGCCCCGATCCGGATGCTAAAATCCGGTAAAGTAGTTGGGATTTTCCCGAGTGGAACTAGAAAAACGACCAACCTTCATTTAAAACGTGGCGCAGTAACTATCGCTCACAAAGCAAAAGTTCCAATGCTACCTGCCGTTTATGATGGACCAAAAACATTTGGAGAAATTTTAAAACGCAAAAAAATCATTATTCGTTTTGGCGACCCGGTATTATTCAATGATACCGAACTTGACCAAAAAGAGCTACTAGAAGTTAAATCTCAAGAATTAATGGCGACTTTTGAACAACTTCAAAATGAAATTAATCAAACAAAAAATAAATAA
- a CDS encoding CcdC family protein, with the protein MSLIISIIITLVFGAGIIMIRMKASKRPASVKGIIIPPIMMSTGALMFVIPFFRVSWVDILEAIAMGLVFSVILIWTTKFEVRHKYVFIKRTKAFPVILMGLLLIRIFIKYWISGNLEVGELSGMFWIMAFAMIVPWRIVMYFQYKNTEKELSKVEVSGEYE; encoded by the coding sequence GTGTCATTAATCATTTCAATTATCATTACACTTGTTTTTGGGGCTGGAATTATCATGATAAGAATGAAAGCATCAAAGCGTCCAGCAAGTGTGAAAGGGATTATCATACCGCCAATTATGATGTCAACAGGCGCGCTCATGTTTGTTATTCCTTTTTTCCGTGTTTCGTGGGTAGATATTTTAGAAGCTATAGCAATGGGGCTAGTGTTTTCTGTTATTTTAATTTGGACAACGAAATTTGAAGTTCGTCACAAGTACGTATTTATTAAACGCACAAAAGCTTTTCCAGTTATTTTGATGGGACTGTTACTCATTCGAATATTTATTAAGTACTGGATTAGTGGTAATTTAGAAGTGGGAGAGTTGTCTGGGATGTTCTGGATAATGGCGTTTGCGATGATTGTACCGTGGCGAATTGTGATGTATTTCCAATATAAAAATACCGAAAAAGAACTTAGTAAAGTAGAAGTAAGCGGAGAGTATGAATAA
- a CDS encoding ABC transporter ATP-binding protein, whose product MEAMNEQDEMLVMSGKEHREVLKRMLRYTKYHIPSLIWTGVLVLLVTLADVFAPILIKIFLDDYLTPMNLEMQALLILGAGYLGLTIGKSVVWYFQLLFFQKIALEIVQQMRIDIFTKLHSLGMRYFDKTPAGSIVSRVTNDTEAVKDMFINVLSTAIQSLFMLVGIYAAMFALNVQLALYSLLLFPLIVFIIFVYRKYSSQFYRARREKLSQLNAKIAESISGMSIVQQFNQERRLVKEFEKINKDYYDVGMKNIKFNALLLGPAIDLIYALAVVIILSFFGAESLIGPVAIGTIYAFISYFDRFLEAIYNVMERLAMYQEAITAASRVFRIMDETEEVPAQLNDPEAKITRAKIEFKDVSFAYEGGRDVLKNISFTAEPGQTVALVGHTGSGKSSIINLMMRFYEFERGDILIDGKSIKSHEITELRKKTGLVLQDSFMFYGDINTNIRLYDKSITDEQIVDAAKFVQADGFIQTLSDQYKHKVIERGASFSSGQRQLISFARTVVTNPQILVLDEATANIDTETESLIQTGLKRMREGRTTIAIAHRLSTIKDADLILVLSKGRIIERGTHDTLIAEEGVYHSMYQLQNSGMDLDEAL is encoded by the coding sequence ATGGAAGCGATGAATGAACAAGATGAAATGTTAGTGATGTCCGGTAAAGAACATCGCGAGGTTTTAAAAAGAATGCTTCGTTATACCAAATATCATATTCCGAGTTTGATTTGGACCGGTGTGCTCGTTCTTCTTGTAACGCTTGCGGATGTCTTTGCACCAATCTTGATTAAAATATTTTTGGATGATTACCTAACACCGATGAATTTGGAAATGCAAGCCTTACTAATTCTTGGTGCGGGATATTTGGGACTTACAATTGGGAAATCTGTTGTTTGGTATTTCCAACTATTGTTCTTCCAAAAAATCGCGCTGGAAATTGTCCAACAAATGCGGATTGATATTTTTACAAAACTTCATTCGCTAGGCATGCGTTATTTTGATAAAACGCCTGCAGGGAGCATTGTGTCGCGTGTGACAAATGATACCGAAGCGGTGAAAGATATGTTTATTAATGTGCTTTCCACAGCGATTCAAAGTTTGTTTATGCTTGTAGGTATTTATGCAGCGATGTTTGCACTCAATGTTCAATTAGCGCTATATAGTTTGCTGTTATTCCCACTTATCGTCTTTATTATTTTTGTTTACCGGAAATACAGTTCACAGTTTTACCGGGCGAGGCGAGAAAAATTAAGTCAATTAAATGCAAAAATTGCTGAGTCGATTTCAGGTATGTCGATTGTTCAACAATTTAATCAAGAGCGCCGTTTAGTAAAAGAATTTGAGAAAATCAATAAAGATTACTATGATGTTGGAATGAAAAACATCAAATTTAATGCGCTATTACTTGGACCGGCGATTGATTTGATTTACGCGTTAGCTGTAGTGATTATCCTTAGTTTCTTTGGTGCAGAGTCATTAATAGGACCGGTAGCGATTGGGACGATTTATGCTTTTATTAGTTACTTTGATCGTTTTTTAGAAGCGATTTATAATGTAATGGAGCGGCTAGCAATGTACCAAGAAGCGATTACAGCGGCTTCCAGGGTATTTCGCATTATGGATGAAACGGAAGAAGTACCAGCCCAATTAAATGATCCAGAGGCGAAAATCACACGGGCCAAAATTGAGTTTAAAGATGTTTCGTTTGCTTATGAAGGTGGGCGTGACGTGCTGAAAAATATTAGTTTTACGGCTGAACCAGGACAAACCGTAGCGCTTGTTGGTCATACAGGAAGTGGGAAAAGTTCGATTATCAATTTAATGATGCGCTTTTATGAATTTGAACGAGGCGATATTTTGATTGATGGTAAGTCGATTAAGTCTCACGAAATTACGGAACTGCGTAAGAAAACTGGACTAGTATTGCAAGATAGTTTTATGTTTTATGGGGATATTAATACAAATATTCGCCTCTACGATAAAAGCATTACAGATGAACAAATTGTGGATGCTGCGAAATTTGTTCAAGCGGACGGCTTTATTCAAACATTGTCTGATCAATACAAGCATAAAGTGATTGAGCGAGGTGCTTCGTTTTCAAGTGGGCAAAGACAGCTGATTTCCTTTGCCAGAACGGTTGTGACGAATCCACAAATTCTCGTTTTAGACGAAGCGACAGCAAATATTGATACAGAAACAGAAAGCTTAATTCAAACTGGGTTAAAACGAATGAGAGAAGGACGTACGACGATTGCGATTGCGCATCGACTTTCGACAATTAAGGATGCCGATTTAATTTTAGTTTTATCTAAAGGAAGAATTATTGAACGTGGTACACATGATACATTAATTGCAGAAGAAGGAGTGTACCATTCCATGTATCAATTACAAAATAGCGGAATGGATTTAGACGAAGCGCTTTAA